One stretch of Pradoshia sp. D12 DNA includes these proteins:
- a CDS encoding class I SAM-dependent methyltransferase, which translates to MKDIIIRSIEETEDLFLPYDKYIELALYHPEYGYYQRRKDKIGSSGDFYTSVSMSPVFGEFIGKWAGRKLIESDLPPAICELGGGTGKMACDFLRGLELYNPELASNAIYYIVESSSYHRELILDTAAKDDRIRLLDSIKDMPLIEGFIFSNEFFDAFPVHVLIKDKNQWKEAGVTVKNGELFETTRDLNNQMILAVIEKLNIPEFIYRIEVPCPMMVAYEQIVDKMKSGYLMTIDYGMDAEDLYIPARKNGTLRGFKDHQLIGSILENPGETDITSTVNFSLLKCEGKRRGLDLEYWGGQQSFLLEEGILDELVPHADADPFSPVARRNRQIKQLVLGDWISDSFSVLVQSKNIKKP; encoded by the coding sequence ATGAAAGACATAATCATTCGGTCCATTGAGGAAACAGAAGATTTATTTTTACCGTATGACAAATATATAGAGTTGGCATTGTATCATCCTGAATATGGCTATTACCAACGGAGAAAAGATAAAATTGGAAGTAGCGGTGATTTCTATACTTCGGTGAGTATGTCCCCTGTCTTTGGTGAATTTATAGGTAAATGGGCAGGAAGGAAGCTAATTGAATCTGACCTGCCTCCCGCTATATGTGAGCTTGGCGGCGGCACCGGGAAGATGGCATGTGATTTTTTGAGAGGATTGGAACTGTACAACCCAGAGCTGGCATCTAATGCAATTTATTATATTGTTGAATCCAGTTCCTATCATCGAGAATTGATTTTAGATACGGCGGCAAAGGATGATAGAATTCGTTTGTTAGATTCTATCAAGGATATGCCACTAATAGAAGGTTTCATTTTTTCAAATGAATTTTTTGATGCTTTTCCAGTTCATGTTTTGATTAAAGATAAGAATCAGTGGAAAGAAGCGGGCGTCACAGTAAAGAATGGAGAGCTATTTGAAACGACCAGAGATCTCAATAATCAGATGATTTTAGCCGTTATAGAGAAGTTGAATATCCCGGAGTTTATTTATCGTATAGAGGTGCCATGCCCAATGATGGTTGCCTACGAGCAAATTGTCGATAAAATGAAGAGTGGATATCTCATGACGATAGATTATGGAATGGATGCGGAGGATTTGTATATACCTGCCCGTAAAAATGGTACCTTAAGAGGATTTAAGGACCATCAATTAATCGGCTCAATTCTCGAAAATCCAGGAGAAACAGATATAACGAGTACCGTCAATTTTTCATTGCTTAAATGTGAAGGGAAGAGAAGAGGGCTTGATCTAGAGTACTGGGGAGGACAACAGTCATTTTTATTAGAGGAAGGGATATTGGATGAGCTGGTTCCACATGCGGATGCAGATCCTTTTTCTCCTGTCGCCAGGCGCAACAGACAAATCAAACAGTTAGTTCTGGGAGACTGGATTAGTGATAGTTTCAGTGTTTTAGTTCAATCTAAGAATATAAAAAAACCTTGA
- a CDS encoding MBL fold metallo-hydrolase: MKKTWKRVPLGPLQTNCYLYAKQDGECLIIDPGEEAEKLIQIIREKKWKPIAVLLTHAHFDHIGAVDRVREVFSIPVYVHKKETEWLTNPALNGSRFFQLGEIKAAPAENVISEEGILKIGDFTFNVLFTPGHSPGSVSYYDKDEAIVFSGDALFHMSIGRTDLPGGNHQQLMDSLHKKLLTLPKDTLCLSGHGPETIIEDEMNHNPFLR, translated from the coding sequence ATGAAAAAAACATGGAAAAGAGTTCCTTTAGGACCTTTGCAAACAAATTGTTATTTATATGCCAAGCAGGACGGTGAATGTTTAATCATCGACCCGGGCGAGGAAGCAGAAAAGCTGATTCAAATCATTCGTGAAAAGAAATGGAAACCAATTGCAGTTCTTTTAACTCACGCTCATTTTGATCATATAGGGGCAGTGGACAGGGTACGGGAAGTCTTTAGTATCCCGGTTTATGTGCACAAAAAAGAAACAGAATGGTTAACAAACCCAGCTTTGAACGGTTCGCGATTTTTCCAACTTGGTGAGATTAAGGCTGCTCCCGCAGAAAATGTGATTTCAGAGGAAGGTATTCTAAAAATCGGGGATTTCACCTTTAATGTACTGTTTACACCTGGACATTCACCAGGAAGTGTTTCTTATTATGATAAGGACGAGGCGATTGTATTTTCAGGAGATGCATTATTTCATATGAGTATAGGCCGGACCGATTTACCTGGTGGAAATCATCAACAGCTAATGGATAGTCTTCATAAAAAATTATTAACTCTTCCAAAAGATACGCTTTGTTTATCTGGACATGGGCCGGAAACCATCATTGAAGATGAGATGAATCATAATCCATTTTTAAGGTAA
- a CDS encoding DUF2759 domain-containing protein — protein sequence MGLVIIFGLVAILAIFALISAFKNKNFLGLVFALGTAVVFGWFAIMTFIRDGYPAVH from the coding sequence ATGGGATTGGTAATTATTTTTGGTTTAGTTGCCATTTTGGCTATTTTCGCATTAATCAGCGCCTTTAAAAACAAAAATTTCCTTGGTCTAGTATTCGCTTTGGGTACTGCCGTTGTATTTGGCTGGTTCGCCATCATGACCTTCATTAGAGATGGCTATCCTGCTGTACATTAA
- a CDS encoding M14 family metallocarboxypeptidase, whose product MSRKGCDSMEVIIKKPDLLSRLAVLYSIPFALLRECNLHISNNELSVGDMVHIPGYWTREERLSSLDITHPVERERIQVANSMESMEENPKQSVRLPVKIQHSIVDQTCPYSSSKCMNDMEILTTIYPFLQMKSIGKSELGQDIWELRIGIGPKKVHMNASMHANEWITSLVLMKWLNDYLLALTTGTNLGECSALELFLECDLSLVMMVNPDGVDLVVNGPSEKMKKDLIRMNDGRKEFLGWKANIRGVDLNNQFPANWEIEKKRKRPKKPAARDFPGIEPLTESEVKSLVALVLKEGFDRVVSLHTQGEEFYWGYEKKEPEITSVMAMEFTARSGYKAVRYIDSHAGFKDWFIDQFKKPGFTLELGKGINPLPLSQFEQIYRDTKPILNACLYL is encoded by the coding sequence ATGAGTAGAAAAGGATGTGATTCTATGGAAGTCATCATAAAGAAGCCTGACTTATTATCGAGATTGGCCGTTTTGTATTCTATACCGTTCGCACTTTTACGGGAATGTAATTTACATATTAGTAATAATGAGCTATCTGTTGGCGATATGGTTCATATACCTGGATATTGGACAAGGGAGGAAAGGTTATCGTCCTTGGATATCACACACCCTGTAGAACGTGAAAGAATTCAGGTAGCTAATTCAATGGAGAGTATGGAAGAGAATCCGAAGCAATCTGTTAGATTGCCTGTGAAAATTCAACATAGTATTGTGGATCAGACTTGTCCATACTCATCAAGTAAATGCATGAATGACATGGAAATACTTACAACCATCTATCCTTTCCTGCAGATGAAATCTATCGGGAAATCTGAACTTGGCCAGGATATTTGGGAACTGCGAATTGGTATTGGTCCGAAAAAAGTCCATATGAATGCCTCGATGCATGCGAATGAATGGATTACTAGCTTGGTTTTAATGAAGTGGCTGAATGATTATTTACTGGCATTAACAACGGGGACAAATTTAGGAGAATGTTCAGCATTGGAGCTATTCCTGGAGTGTGATTTGTCACTTGTTATGATGGTGAATCCTGATGGTGTAGATTTAGTAGTAAATGGTCCATCTGAAAAAATGAAAAAAGATTTAATTAGGATGAATGATGGAAGAAAAGAATTTTTAGGCTGGAAAGCGAATATTAGAGGAGTTGACTTAAATAATCAATTTCCGGCAAACTGGGAGATTGAGAAAAAGAGAAAACGGCCGAAAAAACCAGCAGCAAGAGATTTTCCTGGAATCGAGCCATTAACAGAAAGTGAAGTGAAATCACTGGTTGCACTTGTGCTGAAGGAAGGGTTCGATCGTGTAGTTTCTCTGCACACCCAGGGAGAAGAATTTTACTGGGGATATGAGAAAAAAGAGCCGGAAATCACCTCTGTTATGGCTATGGAATTTACCGCAAGATCTGGCTACAAGGCCGTTCGCTATATTGATAGCCATGCAGGCTTTAAGGATTGGTTTATTGATCAGTTCAAGAAGCCTGGATTTACATTAGAGCTGGGTAAAGGAATCAATCCACTTCCTTTATCACAATTTGAACAAATTTATCGGGATACAAAACCAATTTTAAATGCTTGTCTTTATTTATAG
- a CDS encoding NUDIX hydrolase: MRVPKHIVSAATVVLNDAGEILLIRGPHRGWEMPGGQVEEGESLKDAAIRETKEESGIDIVVTKFCGVFQNIDHSICNTLFLGKAIGGTPTTSPESLEVGFYPIAEALEMVTWNNFRQRIEYCLDESIQPFYVEFNGKYREGAIGE; encoded by the coding sequence ATGAGGGTGCCGAAGCATATTGTATCTGCAGCAACGGTTGTATTAAACGATGCTGGGGAAATTTTGTTGATTAGGGGTCCGCACCGGGGGTGGGAAATGCCTGGAGGACAAGTCGAGGAAGGCGAGTCACTCAAAGATGCTGCGATAAGAGAAACAAAAGAGGAATCGGGGATTGATATCGTAGTAACTAAATTTTGTGGTGTTTTTCAAAATATAGACCATTCTATTTGTAACACCTTATTCTTGGGTAAGGCGATTGGAGGTACTCCCACTACCAGCCCTGAAAGTTTAGAGGTAGGTTTTTATCCCATAGCAGAGGCATTGGAAATGGTAACCTGGAATAATTTTAGACAAAGAATCGAGTATTGTCTGGACGAAAGCATTCAGCCGTTTTATGTAGAATTTAATGGTAAGTATCGTGAGGGAGCTATAGGTGAATGA
- a CDS encoding ROK family glucokinase has product MLGKQDWLLGIDIGGTTIKLAFIDKEGTIVHKWEIITRTEENGLHIVSDIGKSVRAKLEEWQDGNLVGVGMGAPGPVNFENGSIYVAVNIGWRDFPLKELLEKELGIPAVVDNDANVASFGEFWKGAGKGTNDLVCITLGTGVGGGVITNKHLVHGISGAAGELGHITVQPEGGAPCNCGKTGCVETIASATGIVRLALEKIKEKPDSDLSIVFNENGLITSKDVVDCAIGGDQASQDVLDEVAKYLGLAAANVGNMINPDIIVIGGGVSKAGDIILKPIEKYFKQFAFPRVAESTEIKVASLGNDAGVIGAAGLIMQQLGQEI; this is encoded by the coding sequence ATGCTGGGGAAACAAGATTGGTTACTGGGAATTGATATTGGCGGTACAACGATTAAGCTTGCTTTTATAGATAAAGAAGGGACCATTGTACATAAATGGGAAATCATAACGAGAACGGAAGAAAATGGTCTGCATATTGTTTCTGACATCGGCAAATCTGTCAGGGCAAAATTGGAAGAATGGCAGGATGGTAATTTAGTAGGTGTCGGAATGGGTGCTCCTGGTCCAGTTAATTTTGAGAACGGTTCAATCTATGTGGCCGTGAATATCGGTTGGAGAGATTTTCCTTTAAAGGAGTTGCTGGAAAAAGAATTAGGAATTCCTGCAGTGGTTGATAACGATGCGAATGTAGCATCCTTCGGTGAGTTTTGGAAGGGAGCAGGAAAAGGTACAAATGATTTAGTCTGTATCACTCTCGGAACTGGTGTGGGTGGCGGTGTAATCACTAATAAGCATTTGGTGCATGGAATTAGTGGGGCAGCTGGTGAGCTCGGTCACATAACGGTTCAGCCAGAGGGTGGAGCTCCTTGTAACTGTGGGAAAACAGGCTGTGTTGAAACGATCGCCTCAGCTACCGGTATCGTAAGGCTGGCGTTAGAGAAGATTAAAGAGAAACCAGATTCGGACCTCTCGATTGTTTTTAACGAAAATGGGTTGATCACTTCTAAAGACGTAGTTGATTGTGCTATAGGCGGAGACCAGGCAAGTCAGGATGTCCTTGATGAGGTAGCTAAATACCTTGGACTTGCAGCTGCCAATGTGGGCAATATGATTAACCCCGACATCATCGTAATCGGTGGTGGTGTTTCAAAAGCTGGGGACATTATTTTAAAACCAATTGAGAAATACTTTAAGCAATTTGCCTTTCCGCGGGTTGCGGAATCAACTGAAATCAAAGTTGCATCTCTTGGTAATGATGCGGGTGTTATAGGCGCAGCGGGCTTAATCATGCAGCAACTAGGACAAGAGATTTAA
- a CDS encoding YqgQ family protein → MKSVYEIQQYLKRFGTIIYMGDRLADLEMMAGELRELFHSQLIEIRDYQTAILILKQEIEYEKEKQQLKQKQSKR, encoded by the coding sequence ATGAAATCCGTATATGAAATTCAACAATATTTAAAGAGGTTTGGAACCATCATATACATGGGTGATCGATTAGCTGATCTAGAGATGATGGCAGGAGAATTAAGAGAGCTATTTCACTCTCAATTGATTGAAATCAGAGATTATCAAACGGCAATTTTAATCTTGAAACAAGAAATAGAGTATGAGAAGGAAAAGCAACAGCTAAAACAAAAACAATCGAAAAGGTGA
- a CDS encoding rhomboid family intramembrane serine protease translates to MSFKEEYIYWSFINQLITKKGYRFISASTDQQEIWLENQSSRIDPLIRIKREDLDWSNNMKRDRNLVLQNAEKIRRFLSRKELTVKTIYVSQYAPVDDYSDVLGRYSNESRAKITIDTMIFQTEAMEESLTELESFLGFPLEVVNRDYEFIEENEINHLKEDALAASYQKQKQDEQIFSHGKPIFTYLLMAIQVLVFILLEMRGGSTNTETLIQFGAKYNPLIMEGEWWRFFTPIFLHIGFTHLILNTLSLYFVGVIVERIYGSLRFLVIYFFAGFIGSVASFILMPNLSAGASGAIFGLLGALLLFGILHPNLFFRTMGWNVIVILAINLVITFSADAIDSAGHIGGLIGGFLAATIVRLPKNPKLAVQMGALLLTVLLTIGALVYGYSSNESDHKYHNDVTLAHEYVNSKEYAKAYELIEGYLKEEDAPEAYFLAGYIKYHQYDLKAAETYFLKAIEQQEVFPEAYYDIGLLYWQLGQIDKAKDYIQIAVYQEPNNEDYKTTLNELDSE, encoded by the coding sequence GTGAGTTTTAAAGAAGAATATATCTATTGGTCCTTTATCAATCAATTGATTACGAAAAAAGGGTATCGATTTATATCTGCATCCACTGATCAGCAAGAAATATGGCTTGAAAATCAGTCGAGTCGGATAGATCCCCTAATCCGTATAAAAAGAGAAGATTTGGATTGGTCCAATAATATGAAGCGTGACCGAAATCTTGTACTGCAGAATGCAGAGAAGATTCGTAGGTTTCTTTCCAGGAAGGAACTAACTGTTAAAACCATTTATGTTAGTCAATATGCTCCGGTTGATGATTATTCGGATGTCCTTGGAAGATACTCAAACGAAAGTCGTGCAAAAATTACGATTGATACCATGATTTTTCAAACAGAGGCTATGGAAGAATCTTTGACGGAATTGGAAAGCTTTCTGGGGTTTCCGTTGGAAGTGGTCAACAGGGATTATGAGTTTATAGAAGAAAATGAAATTAACCATCTTAAAGAAGATGCTTTGGCTGCTTCTTACCAAAAGCAGAAACAAGATGAACAAATCTTTAGCCATGGCAAACCAATCTTTACATACTTGTTAATGGCCATCCAAGTTCTTGTGTTTATTTTACTCGAGATGCGTGGCGGAAGTACAAACACTGAAACCCTCATCCAATTTGGTGCAAAGTATAACCCATTGATTATGGAAGGGGAATGGTGGAGATTCTTCACACCCATCTTTCTTCATATTGGATTTACACACTTGATTCTGAACACCTTAAGTTTGTATTTTGTCGGAGTTATTGTTGAGCGTATTTATGGAAGCTTAAGATTTCTGGTTATTTACTTTTTTGCAGGCTTTATTGGTTCGGTAGCAAGTTTTATTTTGATGCCCAATCTATCAGCCGGTGCCAGTGGTGCGATATTTGGCTTACTCGGTGCCTTGCTATTGTTTGGTATACTCCACCCCAATCTCTTTTTCAGAACAATGGGATGGAATGTGATTGTAATTTTGGCCATCAACCTGGTTATTACATTCTCTGCAGATGCTATAGATAGTGCCGGCCATATCGGCGGTTTAATAGGTGGATTCCTCGCAGCAACGATTGTCAGATTGCCGAAAAATCCTAAGCTTGCCGTGCAAATGGGTGCGCTGCTCCTGACCGTTTTGTTAACAATAGGAGCTTTAGTATATGGGTATTCATCAAATGAATCTGACCATAAATATCATAATGATGTCACTCTTGCTCATGAATATGTGAATTCTAAGGAATATGCCAAAGCCTATGAGCTTATCGAAGGCTATCTAAAGGAAGAAGACGCTCCAGAAGCATATTTTTTAGCAGGATATATAAAGTATCATCAATATGATCTGAAAGCGGCTGAGACGTATTTTCTAAAAGCCATTGAACAGCAAGAAGTGTTTCCAGAAGCATATTATGATATTGGACTGCTCTACTGGCAACTGGGACAAATCGATAAAGCTAAAGATTATATCCAAATAGCAGTTTATCAGGAACCGAATAATGAAGATTATAAAACAACGCTGAATGAGCTTGATTCCGAATAG
- a CDS encoding L-lactate dehydrogenase, with amino-acid sequence MKKNVNRVVLVGTGFVGSSYAFAMLNQGIAEEFVLIDLNKDKAEGDAMDLNHGTPFAPNRTKIWFGDYSDCKDADIIVLTAGANQKPGETRLDLVEKNMKIFKSIVGEIMANGFNGIFLVAANPVDILTYATWKFSGLPKHRVLGSGTILDTARFRFMLSDYFEVDPRNVHAYIIGEHGDTELPVWSHANVGGKNMNELIKDKPNHSMEDLDKIFINVRDAAYEIINRKGATFYGIAMGLVRITKAILQNENSILTVSTFLDGEYGQEDVYVGVPAIVNREGISDILELKLSDDEQEKFSHSVKVLKETMNPILDQLL; translated from the coding sequence ATGAAAAAGAATGTAAATCGTGTTGTCCTTGTTGGTACAGGTTTTGTTGGAAGCAGCTATGCATTCGCTATGTTAAATCAGGGAATTGCTGAAGAATTTGTTTTAATTGATTTAAATAAGGATAAAGCAGAAGGCGATGCAATGGATTTGAATCATGGAACTCCATTTGCACCGAATAGAACGAAAATTTGGTTCGGAGATTATTCAGACTGTAAAGATGCAGACATTATCGTTCTAACTGCAGGAGCGAATCAGAAGCCTGGTGAAACACGTTTAGATTTAGTTGAAAAAAATATGAAAATCTTTAAATCCATTGTTGGAGAAATTATGGCTAATGGATTTAATGGGATCTTTCTTGTGGCTGCGAACCCAGTTGATATCCTTACATATGCAACATGGAAATTTTCAGGTCTTCCTAAACATCGCGTACTTGGCTCTGGTACGATTCTTGATACGGCCAGATTTCGATTTATGTTAAGCGATTATTTTGAAGTGGATCCTCGAAATGTCCATGCCTATATCATTGGAGAACATGGGGATACTGAATTACCTGTATGGAGCCATGCCAATGTAGGCGGAAAGAATATGAACGAACTGATTAAAGATAAACCTAATCATTCCATGGAAGATTTGGATAAGATTTTTATTAATGTACGTGATGCAGCTTATGAAATCATTAATCGAAAAGGTGCAACATTCTATGGAATTGCCATGGGTCTGGTTCGTATTACAAAAGCCATCCTTCAGAATGAAAACAGCATTTTGACAGTGTCAACCTTCCTAGATGGGGAGTACGGACAAGAAGATGTGTATGTAGGTGTCCCTGCGATAGTAAACCGTGAAGGAATTTCTGATATCCTCGAACTGAAATTATCAGATGATGAGCAAGAGAAATTTTCACATTCTGTTAAAGTATTAAAAGAAACGATGAATCCAATTCTTGATCAGTTACTATAA
- a CDS encoding DUF92 domain-containing protein, with the protein MGNLIIYGAVAVGSYGAYRLKALNKSGALAAFLLGALIVIGLGWEGLLLIGLFFSSSSLFSSYKKRIKQSIDKKLANGSRRNWAQVAANGGPAGISSLLYFISDGSDIWLISFIVSISAATSDTWSSELGVLSKSDPIHIISLKRCERGTSGAVSVHGTLAGLFGSIFIAVIAGILFNLSFSTILLLSAFGFLGSILDTLLGAFLQVEYICPVCSVHTEKKVHCNTRTVKRKGINWINNETVNLSSILISTIFCIITWYSIT; encoded by the coding sequence GTGGGTAACTTAATTATTTACGGCGCTGTTGCTGTCGGCTCCTACGGGGCATATCGGCTTAAAGCTCTGAATAAATCCGGTGCTCTCGCAGCATTTCTTTTGGGAGCTTTAATTGTTATAGGACTTGGATGGGAAGGTTTACTACTAATTGGTTTGTTTTTTTCCTCATCTAGTCTGTTTTCCAGTTATAAAAAAAGAATTAAGCAGAGTATTGATAAAAAATTAGCAAACGGAAGCAGACGAAATTGGGCCCAGGTAGCAGCAAATGGCGGTCCTGCTGGTATAAGTTCTTTACTTTATTTTATATCTGACGGTTCTGATATTTGGTTAATTTCCTTTATCGTATCAATTTCAGCAGCTACTTCTGATACATGGTCATCTGAACTTGGAGTATTGAGTAAATCTGACCCAATCCATATAATCAGTTTGAAAAGATGTGAACGGGGTACTTCAGGGGCAGTCTCAGTCCATGGAACTCTGGCCGGGCTGTTTGGCTCCATATTCATTGCAGTAATAGCAGGTATACTGTTTAATCTGTCATTTTCAACAATTCTCCTACTGAGTGCATTCGGATTTCTGGGCAGTATTCTGGATACCTTACTGGGGGCTTTCCTGCAAGTCGAATATATATGCCCAGTTTGTTCGGTTCATACGGAGAAAAAAGTGCACTGCAATACACGGACTGTTAAAAGGAAAGGAATTAACTGGATTAATAACGAAACTGTAAATCTAAGCTCAATTCTGATAAGCACTATTTTTTGTATAATAACTTGGTATAGTATCACATAA
- a CDS encoding 5-formyltetrahydrofolate cyclo-ligase yields MLKGELRSTYRSLLAEFPSYERDTYTSKIVEYLFSHDIWKNAKTIGITISRHPEIETKEIIERAWKEKKNIVIPKCYPHTKHMEFYDYRPNTILESVYSGLKEPRPDKTQKIESDQIDIMVVPGLLFSTTGYRIGFGGGYYDRYLASFYGIKLSLAFMMQIRDDIHTEEFDIPVDYLFTEQGVINCG; encoded by the coding sequence ATGTTAAAGGGAGAATTAAGATCGACTTATCGGAGTTTATTAGCGGAATTTCCGTCATACGAGCGGGATACATATACATCTAAAATTGTTGAATACTTATTTAGTCATGACATATGGAAGAATGCAAAGACAATCGGAATCACAATTTCTCGGCATCCTGAGATTGAAACGAAAGAGATTATCGAGAGAGCGTGGAAAGAGAAAAAGAATATCGTGATTCCAAAATGCTATCCACACACAAAGCATATGGAATTTTATGACTATCGTCCAAATACGATACTTGAGTCAGTTTATAGTGGTTTAAAAGAGCCCAGACCGGATAAAACACAAAAGATAGAATCCGACCAAATCGATATAATGGTAGTTCCGGGACTCCTATTCTCAACAACTGGATATCGGATTGGATTTGGTGGCGGCTATTATGATCGTTATTTGGCATCATTTTATGGAATCAAACTTTCGCTGGCGTTTATGATGCAAATAAGAGATGATATCCATACAGAAGAGTTCGACATCCCTGTCGACTATCTATTCACAGAACAAGGGGTAATAAATTGTGGGTAA
- the rpmG gene encoding 50S ribosomal protein L33, which translates to MRVNITLACTECGERNYISTKNKRNNPDRLELKKYCPREKRTTAHRETK; encoded by the coding sequence ATGCGTGTAAACATTACTTTAGCTTGCACAGAGTGCGGTGAGCGTAATTATATCAGCACAAAAAATAAACGTAATAATCCTGATCGTCTTGAGCTTAAAAAATATTGCCCAAGAGAGAAGCGTACAACTGCACACCGCGAAACAAAATAA
- a CDS encoding endolytic transglycosylase MltG, which translates to MNRLYISGAAAGIFLATSVFTAYYLATDESAAKKVPLSSEDAQKTLQEDGYHVLSKSEWDDYQKNLQSINQLKTENQQSNKEETVAIRLSIKPGMASDEIISLLKEERVIEDTDKFSTYLNNRDLTKKIQTGTYTVYKNMDYAALSAILTKGK; encoded by the coding sequence TTGAACCGACTATACATATCTGGAGCAGCTGCAGGTATTTTTTTAGCCACAAGCGTATTTACGGCATATTATCTTGCCACAGATGAATCAGCAGCTAAAAAGGTGCCCCTTTCAAGCGAGGACGCTCAAAAAACTCTACAGGAGGATGGTTATCATGTTTTATCAAAAAGTGAGTGGGATGACTATCAAAAGAACCTTCAATCTATTAATCAACTAAAAACAGAAAATCAACAAAGTAATAAAGAAGAAACTGTAGCCATTAGATTATCGATTAAGCCTGGAATGGCTTCCGACGAGATTATCAGCCTATTAAAAGAGGAGCGCGTGATTGAAGATACTGATAAGTTTTCTACCTACTTGAATAATCGGGATCTCACAAAAAAGATTCAGACTGGGACCTATACAGTTTATAAAAACATGGACTATGCTGCCTTATCTGCTATTTTAACGAAGGGTAAATAG
- a CDS encoding LysE family transporter — MFSYFLLGITLAAPIGPVNSARIDKGIKNGFLHAWVVGAGSMIADGIFMLLVYLGFVQFITIPYVQIFLWLFGGFVLIYTGIESILRVHTLSLEDYRTKDSLSKSFLTGFIMSITSPLSILFWIGIYGSVLAKTVTSYGTSSLLVYSLMIFLGLTFWDITVAFLTTGFRRFLNDTSLKAISAFSGISLVGFGVYFGFQGIKTLFF; from the coding sequence ATGTTTAGTTATTTTTTGTTAGGAATAACATTGGCGGCACCCATTGGTCCGGTTAACTCAGCCCGAATTGATAAGGGGATCAAAAACGGTTTTTTACACGCCTGGGTAGTAGGCGCAGGATCTATGATTGCGGATGGAATATTCATGTTATTGGTCTATTTGGGTTTTGTACAATTTATTACGATTCCATATGTCCAGATTTTCCTTTGGCTCTTTGGAGGATTTGTTCTTATTTATACCGGAATTGAAAGCATTTTGAGGGTCCATACACTTTCATTGGAAGATTATCGTACGAAAGACTCGTTATCGAAATCTTTTTTAACTGGATTTATAATGTCCATTACAAGTCCATTATCCATCCTCTTTTGGATAGGAATATATGGGTCGGTTCTCGCTAAAACAGTTACTTCGTACGGTACAAGCTCTCTTCTCGTGTACAGCTTGATGATTTTTCTCGGGCTAACTTTTTGGGACATTACCGTTGCCTTTCTAACAACTGGGTTCAGAAGATTTCTGAATGACACTAGCTTGAAAGCTATTTCAGCCTTTTCTGGAATTTCTCTGGTCGGTTTTGGAGTATATTTTGGTTTTCAGGGCATAAAGACATTATTTTTTTAA